The proteins below are encoded in one region of Apium graveolens cultivar Ventura chromosome 4, ASM990537v1, whole genome shotgun sequence:
- the LOC141720626 gene encoding uncharacterized protein LOC141720626 isoform X1 has product MPRYDDRYGTTRLYVGRLSSRTRSRDLEHIFSRYGRVRDVDMKHDYAFVDFSDSRDADDARYSLNGQEVDGSRLIVEFAKGVPRGPGGSREYQGRGPPPGSGRCFNCGLDGHWARDCKAGDWKNKCYRCGERGHIERSCHNSPKKLSRSDRSYSRSPVRSRSRRHGRSLSRSYSRSRSYSRSRSPRRDRHGERDRRRRRSPSYSRSPEPESSPPPSKARKNSPTPVTIENASPSPERAKEATERDGSEYSGGLRGRSRSPLSPERDSPISPRNDSPSEANGRANGTSRSPTAKDDESPTHDDDYNNRFSPRGSESP; this is encoded by the exons ATGCCTCGATATGATGATCGGTATGGGACCACTCGTTTGTATGTTGGTCGATTGTCATCTAGGACAAGGTCAAGAGACCTGGAGCACATCTTTAGCAGATATGGGAG AGTGCGAGATGTGGACATGAAGCACGACTACGCTTTCGTT GATTTTAGTGACTCGCGGGATGCTGATGATGCAAGGTATAGCTTAAATGGCCAGGAAGTTGATGGAAGCCGTCTGATTGTGGAATTTGCCAAGGGA GTTCCACGCGGTCCAGGGGGGTCTCGAGAATATCAGGGCAGAGGCCCCCCACCCGGGTCTGGACGTTGCTTCAATTGTGGCCTTGATGGGCACTGGGCTCGTGATTGCAAGGCAGGGGATTGGAAGAACAAATGTTATCGATGTGGAGAGAGAGGTCACATAGAGAGGAGCTGTCACAACAGCCCTAAGAAGCTTAG CCGAAGTGATAGGAGTTATTCAAGGTCACCGGTAAGATCACGCTCACGCCGCCATGGGAGAAGCTTAAGTCGGAGCTATAGCCGCAGCCGCAGCTATAG TCGATCAAGGTCTCCAAGAAGAGATCGCCATGGTGAACGTGACAGGAGGCGGCGGAGAAGTCCTAGCTACAGCAGAAGCCCGGAGCCAGAGAGTTCTCCACCTCCCTCCAAGGCGAGGAAGAACAGTCCAACACCTGTCACGATTGAGAATGCTAGCCCTTCTCCAGAGAGAGCCAAAGAGGCTACTGAACGGGATGGGTCTGAATACAGCGGGGGCCTTCGGGGTAGGAGCAGAAGTCCTTTAAGCCCTGAAAGGGATAGTCCCATCTCTCCAAGGAATGACAGCCCTTCGGAAGCCAATGGCAGAGCTAATGGAACAAGTCGTAGCCCAACTGCAAAAGATGACGAGAGTCCAACTCATGATGATGATTACAATAATCGTTTCTCCCCTAGGGGCAGCGAGTCACCTTAG
- the LOC141720626 gene encoding uncharacterized protein LOC141720626 isoform X2, with protein MMHFQRLSNDGLIVFGNRFRRVRDVDMKHDYAFVDFSDSRDADDARYSLNGQEVDGSRLIVEFAKGVPRGPGGSREYQGRGPPPGSGRCFNCGLDGHWARDCKAGDWKNKCYRCGERGHIERSCHNSPKKLSRSDRSYSRSPVRSRSRRHGRSLSRSYSRSRSYSRSRSPRRDRHGERDRRRRRSPSYSRSPEPESSPPPSKARKNSPTPVTIENASPSPERAKEATERDGSEYSGGLRGRSRSPLSPERDSPISPRNDSPSEANGRANGTSRSPTAKDDESPTHDDDYNNRFSPRGSESP; from the exons ATGATGCACTTCCAAAGATTAAGTAATGATGGCCTTATTGTTTTTGGCAACCGTTTCCGCAGAGTGCGAGATGTGGACATGAAGCACGACTACGCTTTCGTT GATTTTAGTGACTCGCGGGATGCTGATGATGCAAGGTATAGCTTAAATGGCCAGGAAGTTGATGGAAGCCGTCTGATTGTGGAATTTGCCAAGGGA GTTCCACGCGGTCCAGGGGGGTCTCGAGAATATCAGGGCAGAGGCCCCCCACCCGGGTCTGGACGTTGCTTCAATTGTGGCCTTGATGGGCACTGGGCTCGTGATTGCAAGGCAGGGGATTGGAAGAACAAATGTTATCGATGTGGAGAGAGAGGTCACATAGAGAGGAGCTGTCACAACAGCCCTAAGAAGCTTAG CCGAAGTGATAGGAGTTATTCAAGGTCACCGGTAAGATCACGCTCACGCCGCCATGGGAGAAGCTTAAGTCGGAGCTATAGCCGCAGCCGCAGCTATAG TCGATCAAGGTCTCCAAGAAGAGATCGCCATGGTGAACGTGACAGGAGGCGGCGGAGAAGTCCTAGCTACAGCAGAAGCCCGGAGCCAGAGAGTTCTCCACCTCCCTCCAAGGCGAGGAAGAACAGTCCAACACCTGTCACGATTGAGAATGCTAGCCCTTCTCCAGAGAGAGCCAAAGAGGCTACTGAACGGGATGGGTCTGAATACAGCGGGGGCCTTCGGGGTAGGAGCAGAAGTCCTTTAAGCCCTGAAAGGGATAGTCCCATCTCTCCAAGGAATGACAGCCCTTCGGAAGCCAATGGCAGAGCTAATGGAACAAGTCGTAGCCCAACTGCAAAAGATGACGAGAGTCCAACTCATGATGATGATTACAATAATCGTTTCTCCCCTAGGGGCAGCGAGTCACCTTAG
- the LOC141720627 gene encoding uncharacterized protein LOC141720627, translating to MRRRLTCRASSLLLFLLPCFIFLSCFPEFIATASVTLQSIQILKTHEWLPVEPNVYFTCKGENNTFLPDVKKKNVIYTFRGRESWQPLTEFQNKKCKRCGFYEKDSLKSADVFGEWELCPDDFTVPDGKYMYSVEKEFNATFSCQDCVPIKEDIEHSSGSSENNNKQHDGGRKMHWTVVVLVSALVSSVLIGGLVAAYKFWQKKKRENEQARFLRLFEEGDDIEDELGIGPLGGSI from the exons ATGCGTCGTCGTTTAACTTGTAGGGCTTCTTCACTTTTGTTATTCCTCCTCCCCTGTTTCATATTCCTCAGCTGCTTCCCAG AATTTATAGCAACAGCGTCTGTTACACTTCAATCTATACAAATTCTTAAAACCCATGAATGGCTACCAGTTGAACCAAATGTTTACTTCACCTGTAAAGGGGAAAACAACACATTTTTGCCTGATGTCAAGAAAAAAAATGTCATCTATACCTTCAGGGGTCGAGAATCTTGGCAG CCTCTGACAGAGTTTCAAAACAAAAAATGCAAGAGATGTGGATTTTACGAAAAAGACAGCTTGAAATCTGCTGATGTATTTGGAGAGTGGGAACTTTGTCCGGATGATTTTACAGTCCCTGATGGCAAGTATATGTACTCTGTGGAAAAGGAATTTAATGCTACATTTTCTTGTCAGGACTGTGTACCCATCAAAGAAG ATATAGAGCACTCCTCTGGCTCATCAGAGAATAATAACAAACAGCATGATGGAGGTCGGAAAATGCATTGGACTGTGGTGGTTTTAGTAAGTGCTTTAGTTTCAAGTGTTCTTATTGGTGGATTGGTAGCTGCATACAAGTTTTGGCagaaaaagaagagagagaaTGAGCAGGCTCGGTTTCTTAGACTTTTTGAGGAGGGTGATGATATTGAGGATGAGTTGGGTATTGGCCCTCTTGGTGGCTCTATTTGA